The Candidatus Zixiibacteriota bacterium genome contains a region encoding:
- the rpsL gene encoding 30S ribosomal protein S12: protein MPTISQLIRKGRKKVLEKTNTPALKSCPQKRGVCTRVYTSTPKKPNSALRKVARVRLTNQMEVTAYIPGEGHNLQEHSIVLIRGGRVKDLPGVRYHVIRGAMDTSGVADRNCGRSKYGTKRPKKSA from the coding sequence GTGCCAACAATTAGCCAGTTGATTCGTAAAGGACGCAAGAAAGTCCTGGAAAAAACCAATACGCCTGCTTTAAAATCCTGTCCGCAGAAACGCGGTGTTTGCACTCGCGTTTATACTTCGACGCCAAAGAAGCCAAACTCCGCATTGAGAAAAGTCGCTCGTGTTCGCTTGACGAATCAAATGGAAGTAACCGCATACATTCCGGGCGAAGGCCATAATTTGCAGGAACATTCTATCGTTCTCATTCGAGGCGGTCGAGTTAAAGACTTACCGGGTGTTCGTTACCATGTTATTCGGGGAGCGATGGATACCTCCGGAGTTGCCGACAGGAATTGCGGTCGCAGTAAATACGGAACTAAAAGGCCTAAGAAAAGCGCCTGA
- the rpsG gene encoding 30S ribosomal protein S7 has protein sequence MPRRKAAEKRKRIPDPKYGDLVVSQFVGSLMSRGKKSVAEGILYHAIEICEDKSGTPGLELFHKALNNIKPVLEVKSRRVGGATYQVPVEVRPNRKSALAIRWAITYAKARSETTMAEKLAAEFLAAANNEGASIKKKEDTHKMAEANKAFAHFRW, from the coding sequence ATGCCACGGAGAAAAGCTGCAGAAAAAAGAAAACGGATTCCGGATCCCAAATACGGTGATCTGGTAGTCAGTCAGTTTGTAGGAAGTTTAATGTCTCGCGGAAAAAAATCGGTCGCCGAGGGAATACTCTATCACGCGATTGAAATATGCGAAGATAAATCGGGGACTCCGGGGCTTGAATTGTTTCATAAAGCGTTGAATAATATTAAGCCGGTTCTTGAAGTAAAGTCCCGCCGAGTTGGCGGCGCCACCTACCAGGTCCCGGTTGAAGTTAGACCGAATAGAAAATCGGCTTTGGCCATTCGCTGGGCGATTACCTATGCCAAGGCTCGCTCCGAAACAACCATGGCCGAAAAATTAGCTGCCGAATTTTTGGCTGCCGCCAATAATGAGGGAGCGTCAATAAAAAAGAAGGAAGATACGCATAAGATGGCGGAAGCCAACAAGGCTTTTGCGCATTTCAGGTGGTAA